A stretch of Halomonas elongata DSM 2581 DNA encodes these proteins:
- a CDS encoding DUF1285 domain-containing protein encodes MHLDSLLVDIDASGGIPPVDRWAPERAGEMDLLIAADGRWIHEGGVIGRPRLVRLLSTILRREDDGSHWLVTPVEKQRIQVEDLAFIAVDAERDDQGDWHVVTNLGDRVMLDDTHRLSVTATPRGEWVPEVPVRFGLAARLGRNLFYRLIEQAEERVDERGDAWLGLTSGGAWHPLGRLDGEAPCV; translated from the coding sequence ATGCATCTGGATTCACTGCTGGTCGATATCGACGCCTCGGGTGGAATTCCGCCGGTGGATCGCTGGGCGCCCGAGCGCGCCGGCGAGATGGACCTGCTGATCGCCGCCGACGGTCGCTGGATTCACGAAGGTGGTGTCATCGGTCGGCCGCGCCTGGTGCGACTGCTCTCCACCATTCTGCGCCGCGAAGACGATGGCTCCCACTGGCTGGTGACGCCCGTCGAGAAGCAGCGTATCCAGGTCGAGGATCTGGCCTTCATCGCCGTCGATGCCGAACGCGATGACCAGGGCGACTGGCATGTCGTCACCAACCTGGGCGATCGGGTGATGCTCGACGACACTCACCGCCTGAGTGTCACCGCCACGCCGCGTGGTGAATGGGTTCCCGAAGTGCCGGTGCGCTTCGGGCTCGCCGCGCGGCTGGGGCGCAATCTCTTCTATCGACTGATCGAGCAGGCCGAGGAGCGGGTCGACGAGCGAGGCGACGCCTGGCTGGGGCTGACCAGTGGCGGTGCCTGGCATCCGCTGGGGCGGCTGGACGGCGAGGCGCCATGCGTTTGA
- a CDS encoding TatD family hydrolase, which translates to MFVDSHCHLDRLDPRTHDGDVGAALEAARARDVRQFLAIATTLEGVPGLAALAREHDDVVISAGVHPLHEVPEEPSVEAIMETADGHGAVAIGETGLDYHYDGVPREVQYERFRRHLIAATQLGLPVIIHTREAREDTLALIREHVDPEVGGVLHCFTEDLDMAREAVGMGFHISLSGIVTFRNATSVRELASRLPLDRMLIETDSPYLAPVPHRGKPNEPAWVVEVAECIASERGISVEEVAMQTAANFYRLFKAAAPEASSEVRQSLARAGLV; encoded by the coding sequence ATGTTTGTCGATTCCCACTGTCATCTCGACCGCCTCGATCCGCGCACCCATGACGGTGATGTCGGGGCAGCCCTGGAGGCGGCCCGCGCCCGTGACGTGCGCCAGTTCCTGGCCATCGCGACGACGCTCGAGGGCGTGCCCGGCCTCGCCGCCCTCGCTCGCGAACACGATGACGTGGTGATTTCCGCCGGCGTCCATCCCCTGCACGAGGTGCCCGAGGAGCCGAGCGTCGAGGCCATCATGGAAACGGCCGACGGCCATGGCGCTGTGGCCATCGGCGAGACCGGGCTCGACTATCACTATGATGGCGTGCCGCGTGAAGTGCAGTACGAGCGCTTTCGCCGCCACCTGATCGCGGCCACCCAGCTCGGCCTGCCGGTGATCATCCATACTCGCGAGGCTCGGGAAGATACCCTGGCGCTGATACGCGAACACGTCGATCCCGAGGTGGGCGGCGTGCTGCACTGCTTCACCGAGGACCTGGACATGGCCCGCGAAGCGGTCGGCATGGGGTTCCATATCTCGCTGTCGGGCATCGTCACCTTCCGCAATGCCACCTCGGTGCGTGAGCTGGCGAGCCGCTTGCCGCTGGATCGCATGTTGATCGAGACCGACAGCCCTTATCTGGCGCCGGTTCCTCATCGTGGCAAGCCCAACGAGCCGGCCTGGGTGGTGGAAGTGGCCGAATGCATTGCCTCCGAGCGCGGCATCAGCGTCGAGGAGGTGGCCATGCAGACCGCCGCCAACTTCTATCGACTGTTCAAGGCCGCCGCGCCCGAAGCCTCGAGCGAGGTGCGTCAGTCATTGGCCAGGGCTGGCTTGGTCTAG
- the fabF gene encoding beta-ketoacyl-ACP synthase II, with protein MARRRVVVTGLGLVTPVGNTVEESWRNIVAGKSGIAPIEHFDASGFNTRFGGSVKDFDISPYLNPKDARKMDLFIQYGVAAGGQAIEDAGLKCDESNAHRIGVAIGSGIGGLPMIEHNHNALQKGGARRISPFFVPGSIINMISGNLAIQHGFRGPNIAITTACTTGTHNIGYSARTIAYGDADVMICGGAEMATTPLGLGGFSAARALSTRNDDPEAASRPWDRDRDGFVLSDGAGVMVLEEYEHAVARGAPIYAELTGFGMSDDAHHMTAPPEDGSGAAMSMSNAIRDAGIDPSAVDYINAHGTSTQAGDLAESRAVERVLGEASREVAVSSTKSMIGHLLGAAGAVEAVFSVLAIRDQVAPPTINLDNLQDGCELDYVPHTAREMKIDVSLSNSFGFGGTNGTLIFSKV; from the coding sequence ATGGCTCGCAGAAGGGTTGTGGTGACCGGGCTTGGCTTGGTCACGCCTGTGGGGAACACCGTCGAAGAGAGCTGGCGGAACATCGTGGCCGGCAAGAGCGGTATCGCCCCGATCGAGCACTTCGATGCCAGCGGCTTCAATACCCGTTTCGGGGGCTCGGTGAAGGATTTCGACATCAGCCCCTACCTCAATCCCAAGGATGCCAGGAAGATGGACCTGTTCATCCAGTACGGGGTGGCGGCCGGCGGCCAGGCGATCGAGGATGCCGGGCTGAAATGCGACGAGAGCAACGCTCACCGGATCGGGGTGGCCATCGGTTCCGGCATCGGCGGTCTGCCGATGATCGAGCATAACCACAATGCTCTGCAGAAGGGCGGGGCACGTCGCATTTCTCCGTTCTTCGTGCCGGGTTCGATCATCAACATGATCTCCGGCAACCTGGCGATCCAGCATGGCTTCCGCGGTCCCAATATCGCCATCACCACCGCCTGCACGACCGGTACCCACAACATCGGTTACAGCGCCCGGACCATCGCCTATGGCGATGCCGACGTGATGATCTGCGGTGGCGCCGAGATGGCGACCACCCCGCTGGGACTGGGCGGTTTCTCCGCGGCGCGGGCGCTTTCCACCCGCAATGACGATCCCGAAGCGGCGAGCCGCCCCTGGGATCGTGACCGGGATGGTTTCGTGCTTTCCGATGGCGCCGGCGTCATGGTGCTGGAGGAATACGAGCATGCCGTCGCCCGGGGCGCGCCCATCTATGCCGAGCTCACCGGTTTCGGCATGAGCGACGATGCCCATCACATGACCGCTCCGCCCGAAGACGGCAGCGGCGCGGCGATGTCGATGAGCAATGCCATTCGCGATGCCGGCATCGATCCGTCGGCCGTCGACTACATCAACGCCCATGGCACCTCGACACAGGCCGGCGACCTCGCCGAGAGCCGTGCCGTTGAGCGGGTACTGGGCGAGGCGTCCCGCGAGGTGGCCGTCAGCTCGACCAAATCGATGATCGGTCATCTGCTCGGTGCCGCCGGTGCCGTCGAGGCGGTGTTCAGCGTGCTGGCGATCCGTGACCAGGTAGCGCCGCCGACCATCAACCTGGACAACCTCCAGGACGGGTGCGAACTGGATTATGTGCCCCATACCGCCCGTGAGATGAAGATCGACGTGAGCCTGTCGAACTCCTTCGGCTTCGGCGGTACCAACGGCACCTTGATCTTCTCGAAGGTGTGA
- the fabG gene encoding 3-oxoacyl-ACP reductase FabG: protein MTTERRVALITGASRGIGRAIAHELGRQGRIVIGTATSDAGAERIDADLKEHGIEGAGRRLDVTDQQSVDALIKSIGEEFGAPTILVNNAGITRDNLLMRMKEEDWDAVMDANLKSVYRVSKACLRGMTRARFGRIVSISSVVATMGNLGQANYAAAKAGMEGFTRALAREVAARDITVNAVAPGFIATDMTESLPEAQQEALLGQIPLSRLGRPEEIAAAVGFLTGETASYITGETLHVNGGMNMR from the coding sequence ATGACAACCGAGCGTAGAGTCGCCCTGATCACCGGGGCCAGTCGCGGCATCGGCCGCGCTATCGCCCACGAGCTGGGGCGTCAGGGGCGCATCGTGATCGGCACCGCCACCAGCGATGCCGGTGCCGAGCGCATCGACGCCGACCTCAAGGAGCATGGCATCGAGGGGGCCGGGCGTCGTCTGGACGTGACCGACCAGCAGAGCGTGGATGCCCTGATCAAGTCCATCGGCGAGGAATTCGGCGCGCCGACCATCCTGGTCAACAATGCCGGGATCACGCGCGACAATCTGCTGATGCGCATGAAGGAAGAAGACTGGGACGCGGTCATGGACGCCAACCTGAAGTCGGTGTATCGCGTCAGCAAGGCTTGCCTGCGCGGCATGACCCGGGCGCGTTTCGGGCGTATCGTTTCCATCAGTTCGGTGGTTGCCACCATGGGTAACCTGGGGCAGGCCAACTATGCGGCGGCCAAGGCCGGCATGGAAGGTTTCACCCGAGCGCTGGCGCGTGAAGTGGCCGCGCGTGACATCACGGTCAATGCCGTCGCGCCGGGCTTCATCGCCACCGACATGACCGAGTCGCTGCCCGAGGCGCAGCAGGAAGCGCTGCTCGGCCAGATTCCTCTTTCGCGGCTCGGTCGCCCCGAGGAAATCGCCGCCGCCGTGGGCTTTCTGACCGGCGAGACGGCAAGCTACATCACTGGCGAAACCCTGCACGTCAATGGCGGCATGAACATGCGTTGA
- a CDS encoding DNA polymerase III subunit delta' yields the protein MTDIVRPYPWLATRWQEITRLADAGRLPHALLFAGPKGIGKQSLAEALIARTLCAAPGEFACGQCHACQMLASGYHPDLMRVSPEEGKRQIRIGPVRDVNAFVSQTAQQGGYRVIVIAPAEAMNVAASNALLKSLEEPGGKTLFVLLSDIPSHLLPTIRSRCQQWSLATADEAQSLAWLGERLGGEEDARFWWRASGGLPLRALELADPESRALRQQLHETFDALVRGAEPVAEAARLDRQSIDAILWYGIAWLEDLIRLGLSGVSAELRNPDLLPLYRQAVKNARVRDWFRLLDYAREQRRLLAEGNNPNPQLVLEAWLVRWAALLRS from the coding sequence ATGACGGACATCGTGCGCCCCTATCCCTGGCTGGCGACGCGCTGGCAGGAGATCACGCGCCTCGCCGATGCCGGTCGCCTGCCGCACGCCTTGCTGTTTGCCGGGCCGAAGGGCATCGGCAAGCAGTCGCTGGCCGAGGCGTTGATCGCCCGGACCCTGTGCGCCGCGCCCGGCGAATTCGCGTGTGGCCAGTGCCACGCCTGCCAGATGCTGGCATCCGGCTATCATCCGGATTTGATGCGCGTCTCGCCCGAGGAGGGCAAGCGTCAGATCCGCATCGGTCCGGTGCGCGACGTCAATGCCTTCGTCTCCCAGACCGCCCAGCAGGGCGGCTACCGGGTGATCGTCATCGCGCCGGCCGAAGCCATGAACGTGGCGGCCTCCAACGCCCTGCTCAAGAGCCTGGAGGAGCCCGGCGGCAAGACCCTGTTCGTGCTGTTGTCCGACATTCCCTCGCACCTGCTGCCGACCATTCGCTCGCGTTGTCAACAATGGAGCCTGGCGACGGCGGATGAGGCGCAAAGCCTGGCCTGGCTGGGCGAGCGGCTCGGCGGCGAGGAGGATGCGCGCTTCTGGTGGCGCGCGTCGGGGGGCCTGCCGCTACGGGCCCTCGAACTGGCCGATCCGGAGTCCCGGGCCTTGCGTCAGCAGCTTCACGAAACCTTCGATGCCCTGGTGCGCGGCGCGGAGCCGGTCGCCGAGGCCGCGCGACTGGATCGGCAGTCGATCGACGCCATCCTGTGGTACGGTATCGCCTGGCTCGAGGACCTGATTCGCCTCGGGTTGTCGGGCGTCTCCGCCGAGTTGCGCAATCCCGATCTGTTGCCGTTGTACCGCCAGGCGGTCAAGAATGCCCGGGTCCGCGACTGGTTCCGGCTGCTGGACTATGCTCGCGAACAACGGCGCCTGCTGGCCGAGGGGAACAACCCCAATCCGCAACTGGTGCTTGAAGCCTGGCTGGTGCGCTGGGCGGCCCTGTTGAGATCCTGA
- the pabC gene encoding aminodeoxychorismate lyase has protein sequence MAVGEGVPFDDRGLAYGDGLFETVLVRDGVATLWEAHMARLARGCERLGIAMPSRSALDALPGRAGAGLRVLKLTLTRGSGGRGYRLPDSPAPRLRWRATPFAPSPERWWQGVRVRHCRLALGIQPRLAGLKHLNRLENVMARAEWQDPDVAEGLLCDSEGRLVEATSMNLFWRRDGRLETPGLARCGVAGTLRDGLCRRLGIQEVDAAPEVLEDAEAVWLGNAVQGLWPVHRLDDARGRMLACWRLGSVHRELQAEAHALLGYPRHAGEAGQRDEEDEA, from the coding sequence ATGGCGGTCGGAGAGGGCGTGCCCTTCGATGACCGTGGCCTGGCTTACGGCGACGGCCTGTTCGAGACTGTCCTGGTCCGGGATGGTGTGGCGACGCTCTGGGAGGCGCACATGGCGCGTCTCGCACGGGGCTGCGAGCGATTGGGAATCGCCATGCCGTCGCGTTCGGCCCTGGATGCCCTGCCGGGCCGGGCGGGCGCTGGACTCCGGGTGCTCAAGCTGACCCTGACCCGCGGCAGCGGTGGGCGTGGCTACCGGCTTCCCGACTCGCCCGCACCGCGCCTGCGCTGGCGTGCCACTCCCTTCGCCCCGTCTCCCGAGCGCTGGTGGCAAGGGGTGCGCGTACGTCACTGCCGATTGGCGTTGGGAATTCAGCCGCGTCTTGCCGGTCTCAAGCATCTCAACCGCCTGGAAAATGTCATGGCCCGTGCCGAATGGCAGGATCCGGATGTCGCCGAAGGCCTGCTGTGCGACAGCGAGGGGCGCCTGGTCGAGGCGACCAGCATGAACCTCTTCTGGCGACGCGACGGGCGCCTGGAAACGCCCGGACTGGCGCGCTGCGGTGTGGCCGGTACCCTGCGGGACGGCTTGTGCCGGCGTCTCGGCATTCAGGAAGTGGATGCCGCCCCCGAGGTACTCGAGGACGCCGAGGCGGTCTGGCTCGGCAATGCCGTTCAGGGCCTCTGGCCGGTGCACCGCCTGGATGACGCGCGAGGACGAATGTTGGCGTGCTGGCGGCTTGGCAGCGTCCACCGCGAGCTGCAGGCCGAAGCCCATGCGCTGCTGGGTTATCCGCGCCATGCGGGAGAGGCGGGCCAGCGAGACGAGGAAGACGAGGCATGA
- a CDS encoding sulfurtransferase — translation MSDVLIGAEELHHWLQEQPTPVVLDCRARLGDPEAGIRLWREGHVPTSRHLDLDRDLASSPGVRGRHPLPEPGDFAATLRRLGVEPGRPVVVYDDMGGQLAAARAWWMLAQWAGHPDVRVLDGGLPAWREAGGTLVEGEQAETSASDWAPVFDDDTWVEADEVFSSRALKLDARSRERFRGENEPVDALAGHIPGARCRPSADNLDESGRFKSPEALREAFPGASDVISYCGSGVTACHNILAHAVAGLPLPKLYVGSWSEWIRDPARPVATGD, via the coding sequence ATGAGCGATGTCCTGATCGGTGCCGAAGAGTTGCATCACTGGCTTCAGGAGCAGCCGACACCCGTGGTGCTGGATTGTCGGGCTCGGCTCGGCGATCCCGAGGCCGGGATTCGTCTGTGGCGCGAAGGGCATGTGCCCACCAGCCGTCATCTGGATCTCGACCGCGACCTGGCCTCGTCGCCCGGCGTGCGGGGCCGGCATCCGCTTCCCGAGCCCGGCGACTTTGCCGCGACGCTGCGCCGGCTCGGCGTCGAGCCCGGCCGCCCGGTGGTGGTGTATGACGATATGGGCGGACAGCTCGCAGCGGCCCGCGCCTGGTGGATGCTGGCCCAGTGGGCGGGGCACCCGGACGTGAGAGTGCTCGATGGCGGGTTGCCGGCCTGGCGCGAGGCGGGCGGTACGCTGGTCGAGGGCGAGCAGGCGGAGACCTCGGCAAGTGACTGGGCGCCGGTCTTCGATGACGACACCTGGGTCGAGGCCGACGAGGTCTTTTCCAGCCGGGCGCTGAAGCTCGATGCACGTTCACGGGAGCGTTTTCGTGGCGAGAACGAGCCGGTGGATGCGCTGGCAGGGCATATCCCCGGTGCGCGCTGCCGGCCCAGTGCAGACAACCTGGACGAGAGCGGGCGTTTCAAGTCACCGGAGGCGCTGCGCGAGGCCTTTCCGGGGGCGAGCGATGTCATCAGCTACTGCGGCTCCGGCGTCACCGCCTGCCACAATATCCTGGCCCACGCCGTGGCCGGCCTGCCGTTGCCCAAGCTCTACGTCGGTTCGTGGAGCGAGTGGATTCGCGATCCGGCGAGGCCCGTCGCCACGGGTGACTAG
- the mltG gene encoding endolytic transglycosylase MltG, whose amino-acid sequence MKRALKFLPPLMILVALIVGGGYRYWETRFDVPLAIDAPVIYEVSEGAGYHRVIAELDERGIIEDGWAFRLLTRLEPDAVPALRPGEYRLEPGMDGQALLERLRRHEVVRYGLTIPEGWTFDQMRDALDGAEKLEHDTRELSDAEIMAQLGREGEHPEGRFFPDTYRYRKGVSDLEILRQALERMDERLAAAWSERAEDLPLETPYEALILASLVERETGAPGERGRIAGVFVRRLERGMRLQTDPTVIYGMGENYDGNITRADLREATPYNTYVIEGLPPTPIALPGRASLEAAVNPAEGDALYFVSRGDGTHHFSRTLREHNNAVNRYIRNR is encoded by the coding sequence ATGAAGCGTGCGTTGAAGTTTCTGCCGCCGCTGATGATCCTGGTGGCACTGATCGTCGGCGGAGGATACCGTTACTGGGAAACGCGTTTCGATGTGCCGCTGGCGATCGATGCGCCGGTCATCTATGAGGTGTCGGAAGGCGCGGGCTACCACCGGGTCATCGCCGAGCTCGATGAGCGCGGTATCATCGAGGATGGCTGGGCCTTCCGCCTGTTGACGCGCCTCGAACCCGATGCCGTGCCGGCGCTTCGCCCCGGGGAATATCGGCTCGAACCGGGCATGGACGGGCAGGCGCTGCTCGAGCGGCTGCGTCGTCACGAAGTGGTCAGGTACGGCCTGACCATCCCCGAGGGCTGGACCTTCGACCAGATGCGCGATGCCCTGGATGGGGCCGAAAAGCTCGAGCACGATACCCGCGAGTTGAGCGACGCCGAGATCATGGCGCAGTTGGGTCGTGAGGGCGAACATCCGGAAGGTCGTTTCTTCCCCGATACTTATCGGTATCGCAAGGGCGTCAGCGATCTCGAGATCCTGCGCCAGGCTCTGGAGCGGATGGACGAGCGTCTCGCGGCGGCCTGGTCCGAGCGTGCCGAGGACCTTCCCCTGGAAACTCCCTACGAGGCGTTGATCCTGGCCTCGCTGGTGGAGCGCGAAACCGGTGCACCGGGGGAGCGGGGGCGCATCGCCGGGGTATTCGTGCGTCGGCTCGAGCGAGGCATGCGCCTGCAGACCGACCCCACCGTGATCTATGGCATGGGCGAGAATTACGATGGCAACATCACCCGTGCCGATCTGCGCGAGGCCACGCCCTACAACACCTATGTGATCGAGGGCCTGCCGCCGACGCCGATCGCTCTGCCGGGACGCGCCTCCCTGGAGGCGGCCGTGAATCCCGCCGAGGGCGATGCGCTCTATTTCGTCTCGCGCGGCGATGGTACGCATCATTTCTCGCGCACGCTGCGCGAGCACAACAACGCCGTCAATCGCTACATTCGCAACCGTTGA
- a CDS encoding ATP-dependent helicase yields the protein MRLTPEQRAVVAHDGGHARVAAVAGAGKTTTLVARVLRLLERGVDPTRLLVLMFNRSAREDFQTRLTAMAPAGQRLPDVRTFHSLGHRLSQSLTRWGVLAPRQLLTADWQLERLLRQASLNALEGAPEARETALDADKLEALAHFCGLVKAEMAEPAELYARLDFGDGTEHFVGAFEQAETLLAEHGLMTYADLIYRPLRALEADAGLRDRVQGFLDHVIIDEYQDINVAQQRLLAVLAGRQAAVMAVGDANQCIYEWRGAHPDTMLENFTATFGAAHDYPLSTTFRHGHALALVANHAIDANRRRPDQICLAAPDNPATQLAVNQGSQALLDELAAWQRQGRNLSEACLLVRSWALSVPLQLALLRAGIPFRLAREDRFVFRLPLVEALAGYLMLARDASLLQDPGHLLTLLSQPTPFVPRERLSALAARLAETQRWPERHDPLLEGIKPHQRRTLKRRWALLCELPKRSSWSPARLLGHVIEEVEAEKVLKRAAARRDKGEEDVRLLDVLIEQAGEVSDLAAFTDLLRRPVENRDDGVLINTVHGAKGLEWPLVMLAGTNEEDFPHYTRDNPLTPQRLEEERRLFYVAITRARERLVMLHDGGEHRPSRFLGETAWQDGQRVAQRLAGSQETTPVAVARPDLVRRYLSALSPETPIELPVEAAETPGVAERAADYRVGQRLNHAVFGEGEISVVEGDPANPVIEVRFLQAGRRRLIASRAPIELLEGEHA from the coding sequence ATGCGTTTGACGCCGGAACAGCGCGCCGTCGTGGCGCATGATGGAGGCCATGCCCGGGTCGCAGCGGTAGCCGGTGCCGGCAAGACCACCACCCTGGTCGCCCGGGTGCTGAGACTGCTCGAGCGAGGCGTCGACCCGACACGCCTGCTGGTGTTGATGTTCAACCGCTCCGCCCGCGAAGACTTCCAGACGCGGCTCACGGCCATGGCGCCGGCGGGGCAGCGGTTGCCCGACGTGCGAACCTTTCACTCTCTGGGACATCGCCTCAGCCAGAGCCTGACCCGCTGGGGCGTGCTGGCGCCACGCCAGTTGCTGACAGCCGACTGGCAGCTCGAACGCCTGTTGCGCCAGGCGTCGCTGAATGCCCTGGAAGGGGCGCCCGAGGCGCGCGAGACCGCCCTCGACGCCGACAAGCTGGAAGCCCTGGCGCACTTCTGCGGGCTGGTCAAGGCGGAAATGGCCGAGCCCGCCGAGCTCTATGCACGGCTCGATTTCGGCGATGGCACCGAGCACTTCGTGGGCGCCTTCGAGCAGGCCGAGACCCTGCTCGCCGAGCATGGCCTGATGACCTACGCCGACCTGATCTACCGCCCGCTGCGGGCCCTGGAGGCCGACGCCGGTCTGCGCGATCGGGTGCAGGGCTTTCTCGATCACGTCATCATCGACGAATATCAGGACATCAATGTCGCCCAGCAGCGCCTGCTGGCCGTACTGGCGGGTCGCCAGGCGGCAGTGATGGCGGTGGGGGATGCCAACCAGTGCATCTATGAATGGCGCGGTGCCCATCCCGACACCATGCTCGAGAACTTCACCGCGACCTTCGGCGCCGCCCACGATTACCCGCTCTCGACGACCTTCCGGCATGGCCATGCCCTGGCGCTGGTGGCCAATCATGCCATCGACGCCAACCGGCGCCGCCCCGACCAGATCTGCCTGGCCGCGCCCGACAATCCGGCCACGCAACTGGCGGTGAATCAGGGCAGTCAGGCACTGCTCGACGAACTCGCCGCCTGGCAACGCCAGGGCCGAAACCTCTCGGAGGCCTGTCTGCTGGTGCGTAGCTGGGCGCTGTCGGTGCCGCTGCAACTGGCGCTGCTGCGCGCCGGAATTCCCTTCCGGCTGGCTCGGGAGGATCGCTTCGTGTTCCGCCTGCCGTTGGTCGAGGCGTTGGCGGGCTATCTGATGCTGGCCCGGGACGCTTCCCTGCTGCAGGACCCCGGCCATCTGCTGACGTTGTTGTCCCAGCCGACGCCCTTCGTGCCCCGCGAGCGTCTATCGGCACTGGCGGCGCGCCTGGCCGAGACCCAACGCTGGCCCGAGCGTCACGATCCGTTGCTGGAAGGCATCAAGCCCCATCAGCGGCGTACCCTCAAGCGTCGCTGGGCTCTGCTGTGCGAACTGCCCAAACGCTCGAGCTGGTCGCCGGCCCGCCTGCTCGGCCATGTGATCGAAGAGGTGGAGGCGGAGAAGGTGCTCAAGCGGGCCGCCGCGCGTCGCGACAAGGGCGAGGAAGACGTGCGCCTGCTGGATGTGCTCATCGAGCAGGCCGGCGAGGTGAGCGACCTGGCAGCCTTCACCGACCTGTTGCGTCGGCCGGTGGAGAACCGCGACGATGGTGTGCTGATCAACACGGTGCACGGTGCCAAGGGGCTTGAGTGGCCGCTGGTGATGCTGGCTGGCACCAACGAGGAAGATTTTCCCCACTATACTCGGGACAACCCGCTGACGCCCCAGCGGCTCGAGGAAGAACGTCGGCTTTTCTATGTCGCCATTACCCGTGCCCGGGAGCGTCTGGTGATGCTGCACGATGGCGGCGAGCACCGGCCCAGCCGTTTTCTCGGCGAAACCGCCTGGCAGGATGGCCAGCGCGTGGCGCAACGCCTTGCGGGGTCACAAGAGACTACCCCCGTCGCGGTAGCGCGCCCCGACCTGGTGCGCCGTTATCTGTCGGCCCTGTCGCCCGAGACGCCGATTGAACTGCCTGTCGAGGCAGCCGAAACGCCGGGGGTTGCCGAGCGCGCTGCCGACTATCGGGTCGGCCAGCGGTTGAATCACGCTGTATTCGGCGAAGGCGAGATCAGCGTGGTGGAGGGCGATCCGGCCAATCCGGTGATCGAAGTCCGTTTCCTGCAGGCTGGCCGGCGACGCCTGATCGCCAGCCGAGCGCCCATCGAATTGCTGGAAGGAGAGCACGCATGA
- the acpP gene encoding acyl carrier protein has product MSTIEERVKKVVAERLNVKEEDIQSSSSFTEDLGADSLDTVELVMALEEEFDTEIPDEEAEKITTVQEAIDYVNAHQ; this is encoded by the coding sequence ATGAGCACCATCGAAGAGCGCGTGAAGAAGGTTGTGGCCGAGCGCCTGAACGTCAAGGAAGAGGACATCCAGAGCTCATCTTCCTTCACCGAGGATCTCGGTGCCGATTCCCTGGATACCGTCGAGCTGGTGATGGCGCTCGAAGAGGAATTCGATACCGAAATTCCCGACGAGGAAGCCGAGAAGATCACCACCGTTCAGGAAGCCATCGACTACGTCAACGCCCACCAGTAA
- the tmk gene encoding dTMP kinase, whose product MQRRGRFITLEGGEGVGKSTNLALVADHLEARGLEVVRTREPGGTPRAEAIRKLLLDPAADEPLDDDAELLLVFAARAQHLARVVRPALERGAWVVCDRFTDATFAYQGGGRGIDTARIAELEAFVQRGLTPDLTLLLDMPMAAAQRRLEGRLDRDGGQRDRFERERAEFFDAVRRAYLERADEAPERVYVVNADQPLDAVQDELKSLLDGCLEAWA is encoded by the coding sequence ATGCAACGCCGAGGACGCTTCATCACCCTGGAAGGCGGCGAAGGCGTGGGCAAGTCCACCAACCTCGCGCTGGTGGCCGACCATCTCGAGGCGCGAGGCCTCGAGGTGGTACGCACCCGGGAGCCGGGGGGCACCCCCCGGGCCGAGGCCATTCGCAAGCTGTTGCTCGACCCCGCCGCTGACGAACCGCTTGACGATGACGCCGAACTGCTGCTGGTGTTCGCCGCCCGGGCCCAGCATCTGGCCCGGGTCGTGCGCCCGGCGCTCGAGCGGGGAGCCTGGGTGGTCTGTGACCGCTTCACCGATGCCACCTTTGCCTATCAGGGAGGCGGACGTGGTATCGACACCGCGCGTATTGCCGAACTGGAGGCGTTCGTCCAGCGCGGCCTGACGCCCGACCTGACGTTGCTGCTGGACATGCCCATGGCAGCGGCCCAGCGCCGGCTCGAGGGGCGTCTCGACCGTGACGGTGGCCAGCGTGACCGCTTCGAGCGCGAGCGCGCCGAGTTCTTCGATGCCGTACGCCGTGCCTATCTGGAACGCGCCGACGAAGCGCCGGAGCGCGTCTACGTGGTGAACGCCGACCAGCCGCTGGACGCCGTGCAGGATGAATTGAAATCGCTGCTCGATGGTTGCCTGGAGGCCTGGGCATGA